Sequence from the Lysobacter capsici genome:
TGAAGCAAACCGCGTCGCTTACAGCATCGGCAGCTTCAAGCCCTGTTCCTTCGCGCACTGCTGCGCGATCTCGTAGCCCGCGTCGGCATGCCGCATCACCCCGGTGCCGGGATCGTTCCACAGCACTCGCGCGATGCGCTTGTCGGCTTCCTCGCTGCCGTCGCAGACGATGACCACGCCGGAGTGCTGCGAATAGCCCATGCCGACGCCGCCGCCGTGGTGCAGCGACACCCAGGTCGCGCCGCCGGCGACGTTGAGCATGGCGTTGAGCAAGGGCCAGTCGCTGACCGCGTCGCTGCCGTCCTTCATCGCTTCGGTTTCGCGATTGGGCGAGGCCACCGAACCGCTGTCGAGATGATCGCGGCCGATCACGATCGGCGCCTTCAGCTCGCCGTTGCGCACCATCTCGTTGAACGCCAGGCCGAGCTTGTGGCGCAGGCCCAAGCCGACCCAGCAGATGCGCGCCGGCAGACCCTGGAAGCTGATGCGCTCGCGCGCCATGTCCAGCCAGCGATGCAGGTGCGCGTCGTCGGCGATGAGCTCCTTGACCTTGGCGTCGGTCTTGTAGATGTCTTCCGGATCGCCGCTGAGCGCGACCCAGCGGAACGGGCCGACCCCGCGGCAAAACAGCGGACGCACGTAGGCCGGCACGAAACCGGGGAAATCGAAGGCGTTTTCGCAGCCTTCGTCCTGCGCCATCTGGCGGATGTTGTTGCCGTAGTCGAAGGTCGGAATGCCCTGCTGCTGGAACGCGAGCATCGCCTCGACATGCACCCGCATCGATTTCTTGGCCGCGTCGCGCACGCTTTGCGGATCGCTCTTCTGCTCGGCCAGCCAACGCTCGACCGTCCAGCCGATCGGCAGATAGCCGTGCACCGGATCGTGCGCGCTGGTCTGGTCGGTGACCGCATCGGGACGCACGCCGCGGCGCACCAGTTCCGGCAGCACGTCGGCGGCGTTGCCGAGCAATGCGATCGACTTGGCTTCGCCCGCGGCGGTGTACTTCGCGATCCGCGCCAGCGCGTCGTCGAGATCGCTGGCCTGCTCATCGACGTACCGCGTGCGCAGGCGCATGTCGATACTGCTCTGCTTGCATTCGATGTTGAGCGAACACGCGCCGGCCAGCGACGCGGCCAGCGGCTGCGCGCCGCCCATGCCGCCCAGGCCGGCGGTCAGGATCCACTTGCCGGTCAGATCGCCGCCGTAATGCTGGCGGCCCATCTCGACGAAGGTTTCGTACGTGCCCTGGACGATGCCCTGCGAGCCGATGTAGATCCAGCTGCCGGCGGTCATCTGGCCGTACATCATCAAGCCCTTCTTATCGAGCTCGTTGAAGTGCTCCCAGGTCGCCCAGTGCGGCACCAGATTGGAATTCGCCAGCAACACCCGCGGCGCGTCGGCGTGAGTCGGAAACACACCGACCGGCTTGCCCGACTGGATCAGCAGGGTCTCGTTGTCTTCCAGCTCGCGCAGCGACTTGAGGATCGCGTCGAACGAAGGCCAGTCGCGCGCGGCGCGGCCGATGCCGCCATACACCACCAGTTCGGCCGGGTTCTCGGCCACGTCCGGGTCGAGGTTGTTCTGGATCATCCGGAACGCGGCCTCGCTGAGCCACGACTTGCAGCTCTTCTCGCTGCCGCGCGGGGCGCGGATGACGCGGGTGGGATCGTTGCGAGTGGCTGCGGACATGGCGGTTTCCGATGCGCGAAAGAGACCCGAATTATCGCGCCGCGTTCCAGCCGCTCGCCAGCGCCGGCGCCGCCGCGAGCGCCGGCAAAGCGGTGTTTGCGCCCGAAACTGTCGCGCCGGAGCAAAAATGTATACGCTGTATACATGAGCGCGCCCGCCACCGCCGATCGCATCCTGCGCGCCGCGCGCGCGATGTTCGAACGCGGTGGCGCGCAGGCGGTCAGCATGCGCCGCATCGCCCAGGCGGTCGGGCTGACGCCGATGGCGATCTATCGCCACTTTCCCAATCGCGAAGCGCTGCTGCAGCGGATCAGCGACGACAGCTTCCAGGAAATCTCCCGCCACTGGAGCGCGCGCAACGAAGGCGGCGACGTGATCGCGCGGCTGCTGGCGATCCAGCAGATCTACCTCGACTACGCATTGGCGCATCCGCATCTGTTCGATCACGCCTTCTCGATGCCGCGCGAACAGGCGCGACGCTTTCCCGAGGATTTCCGCGCGCGCCGCTCGCCGACCTTGAACGTGGTCGCCGATGTGGTGATCGAAGCGCAGCAGGCCGGACGCCTGCGCCCCGGCGATGCCTGGGACATCGCGATGACCTTGTGGGCGCATACGCACGGTCTGATCGTGCTGTACCGCGCCGGCCGTTTCAGTTACGACGAGCGCGAGTTCCGGCGTTTCTACCAGGCGTCGCTGGCGCGCTTGCTGCAGGGCATCGAAGCCTGACTACGCGGCATCGATCCGAATCGCGACGAAGCGTTCTTCGCGACAGTTGGCTATCCCTCCGCTGCGTCTTCGCATCGACTTCGCATCGGCCTCGAATTGATCGGCTCGTACCGATTGACTGCGATCATCGGTTCGATCCGGGCGACCCACCCAGGCATGCGCCAAAGGTTGGCTTACATTCGGCACTGCCGTCCGCGCTCGCGCGACGCCAAAGTCGCGGCAACACCGAGCAGGACCTTGCACGATGCCCGCATGCTCCAAGCCACGTCCGCGCGCCACGCTGGCGATGCTGTTGATCGCCGCGTCGGCCTTGATGCCCGCGCTGGCGCAAACGCCATCGCCGATCGCCGACGGCAAACCGCTGACCTTGCCGGCGACGCTCGAAGCCGGCTTGTTCTACCTGCATCCGAAACTGCCCGACGGCCGCGCGTTGCGCCTGTTTTCCGACACCGGCGGCGGCCTGCTGTTCACCGAGAGCGGCGCCAAGGCGCTGGGCGCGACACTCGATCCGAACGCATCGCGCGAGCAACCGCAACGGCTGAGTTGGCCGCGGTTCCAGGCCGAGGCCTGGATCCCCGCGCCACGGGGCAGCGAGCGCGGCGTACCGCTGATGCAGGCGCCGCCCGATCAGGCCCGGCATCTGGGCGACGGCATGCTCGGCGCGAACTGGTTCGGCGGACACAGCTGGCAGTTCGACTACCCGCGCGGCGAGTTGCGTTTACTGCCCGCGAACGCGCTGCCGCGGGTCGCGGCCAAACACCGGGTGCAGTTGGGATTCCAGAAAGACGCGAACGGCCAGCCGACCACGCATTTCCCTCGCATCCCGGTGCGCATCGAAGGCAAGACCCTGCAACTGCTGTTCGATACCGGCGCGAGCCTGCGCTTGAGCGAGCAGGCCGCGCGCGAACTCGACGGCGGCCCGAACCTGCGCGCCGGCAGCTTCATCACCAGCGAGGTGTTGAAACGCTGGCGCCAACGCCATCCGCAATGGCGGGTGATCGACAAGGCCGATGCCGACGGCCGTGTGCGCATCATCGAGGTGCCGCAGGTGCAGGTCGGCGGCTACCACGTCGGCCCGGTCTGGTTCGCCGAACGGCCGGACAAGAATTTCCACGAGTTCATGTCGCAATGGATGGACCGGCGCGTGGACGGCACGATCGGCGGCAATGCGTTTTCGACCTTGAAGGTCAGCGTCGATTACCCAAGCGGCGTGGCGGTGTTCGAGCGCTGAATGCCGCGCCTGCGACCGGCAATCGGCAGCAGACAAAAAGACGCCCGGCACGAGCCGGGCGTTCGATCGATCCAGAGTCGGACCAGAAGTCAAGCGAAACCTGGACGCCAAGCGAAACAGCGACTGAGCGAGTGCGGCCTCAGTGGACGGCCGGATCGAGCTTGCGCAGCGCGCTGGCGACATCGACCTCGCCGGTGCCGTTGAGATCGTCGCGGCTGTAGCTGCGGCCGTAGGCGGCGCAGTCCTGCTTGGACTTGGACTGGATGCGCGAGCCGGTCTGGCGCAGGCATCGCGCATCGCTGAGCTTTTTCTTCGCCGGCTGCGCCTGGGCG
This genomic interval carries:
- a CDS encoding TetR/AcrR family transcriptional regulator; translation: MSAPATADRILRAARAMFERGGAQAVSMRRIAQAVGLTPMAIYRHFPNREALLQRISDDSFQEISRHWSARNEGGDVIARLLAIQQIYLDYALAHPHLFDHAFSMPREQARRFPEDFRARRSPTLNVVADVVIEAQQAGRLRPGDAWDIAMTLWAHTHGLIVLYRAGRFSYDEREFRRFYQASLARLLQGIEA
- the hutU gene encoding urocanate hydratase, translated to MSAATRNDPTRVIRAPRGSEKSCKSWLSEAAFRMIQNNLDPDVAENPAELVVYGGIGRAARDWPSFDAILKSLRELEDNETLLIQSGKPVGVFPTHADAPRVLLANSNLVPHWATWEHFNELDKKGLMMYGQMTAGSWIYIGSQGIVQGTYETFVEMGRQHYGGDLTGKWILTAGLGGMGGAQPLAASLAGACSLNIECKQSSIDMRLRTRYVDEQASDLDDALARIAKYTAAGEAKSIALLGNAADVLPELVRRGVRPDAVTDQTSAHDPVHGYLPIGWTVERWLAEQKSDPQSVRDAAKKSMRVHVEAMLAFQQQGIPTFDYGNNIRQMAQDEGCENAFDFPGFVPAYVRPLFCRGVGPFRWVALSGDPEDIYKTDAKVKELIADDAHLHRWLDMARERISFQGLPARICWVGLGLRHKLGLAFNEMVRNGELKAPIVIGRDHLDSGSVASPNRETEAMKDGSDAVSDWPLLNAMLNVAGGATWVSLHHGGGVGMGYSQHSGVVIVCDGSEEADKRIARVLWNDPGTGVMRHADAGYEIAQQCAKEQGLKLPML